One genomic segment of Amycolatopsis sp. Hca4 includes these proteins:
- a CDS encoding glycosyl hydrolase family 8, with amino-acid sequence MKRVVRAVVVSAALAAGLLSVPTAASAAGTPYVPGTLRPSVSQATQDAALQKYYDFWKKNFLTTKCGSGTYAVLSKDADHSFVAEGEGYGVTISAMMAEKDPQARSIVDGILKFVKAHPSVNNKDLHAAEQDSNCKSVNGSDSATDGDLEIAYGLLIADKKWGSGGSVNYKAEAVRIINAIKKSEVNGTTKFTLLGDWGNDADYKNSSRSSDWMPGHLRAFAAATGDSFWTSVRTRSETAVSQLQSSYAPNTGLLPDFVVNTNSTPKPAPSNFLEGPNDGKYSWNACRDPWRLGADAISFSGSAAAAQVRKMNTWIKSATGGDPAKIQSGYSLSGSKTESGQHPCFTAPFAVAAMTDSGSQAWLDKLWTAVSSWSPDATDYYGTGITLQVLLILSGNYVAA; translated from the coding sequence ATGAAGAGAGTCGTCCGGGCGGTGGTGGTTTCGGCCGCGCTCGCCGCGGGGCTGCTGAGCGTGCCGACGGCCGCGTCCGCGGCGGGCACGCCGTACGTGCCGGGAACGCTGCGGCCGTCCGTCTCGCAGGCCACGCAGGACGCCGCGCTCCAGAAGTACTACGACTTCTGGAAGAAGAACTTCCTGACGACCAAGTGCGGCAGCGGCACCTACGCCGTGCTGTCCAAGGACGCCGACCACTCCTTCGTCGCCGAGGGCGAGGGGTACGGCGTGACGATCTCGGCGATGATGGCGGAGAAGGACCCGCAGGCGCGCTCGATCGTCGACGGGATCCTGAAGTTCGTGAAGGCGCACCCGTCGGTCAACAACAAGGACCTGCACGCGGCCGAGCAGGATTCGAACTGCAAGAGCGTCAACGGCAGCGATTCGGCCACCGACGGCGACCTCGAAATCGCCTACGGCCTGCTGATCGCGGACAAGAAGTGGGGCAGCGGCGGTTCGGTGAACTACAAGGCCGAGGCCGTCCGGATCATCAACGCGATCAAGAAGAGCGAAGTCAACGGCACGACGAAGTTCACCCTGCTGGGCGACTGGGGCAACGACGCGGACTACAAGAACAGCTCCCGCTCGTCGGACTGGATGCCGGGCCACCTCCGCGCGTTCGCCGCGGCGACCGGTGACAGCTTCTGGACGTCGGTCCGCACCCGCTCGGAGACGGCGGTGAGCCAGCTGCAGTCGTCGTACGCGCCGAACACGGGGCTGCTGCCGGACTTCGTGGTGAACACGAACTCGACCCCGAAGCCGGCACCGTCGAACTTCCTGGAGGGCCCTAACGACGGCAAGTACAGCTGGAACGCCTGCCGCGACCCGTGGCGCCTCGGCGCGGACGCGATCTCGTTTTCCGGCAGCGCGGCGGCGGCCCAGGTCCGCAAGATGAACACGTGGATCAAGTCGGCGACGGGCGGCGACCCCGCGAAGATCCAGAGCGGCTACTCGCTGTCGGGTTCGAAGACGGAGAGCGGCCAGCACCCGTGCTTCACGGCCCCGTTCGCGGTGGCGGCGATGACGGATTCGGGCAGCCAGGCGTGGCTGGACAAGCTGTGGACGGCGGTGTCGTCCTGGTCACCGGACGCGACGGATTACTACGGGACGGGGATCACGCTCCAGGTGTTGCTGATCCTGAGCGGCAATTACGTGGCGGCTTGA